From the Oleiharenicola lentus genome, one window contains:
- the gltB gene encoding glutamate synthase large subunit: MSKIRPSPLYNPEFEHDACGVGFVARITGERSHDVLARALGALKALAHRGAIDADAITGDGAGVLTQLPYEIFREHFETQKKTAPADNELGVGMIFLPRGNDLAQAHARKIVIEAVKEEGLAFLGWREVPVDISILGRKAAESVPVIAQALVARLEELTEEEFERKLFLAHMVAERRCLAARIDGFYVCSFSCRTIVYKGLLNAPQVRKFYPDLRRKDYRTAFALFHQRYSTNTFPTWHLAQPFRALAHNGEINTIRGNRVRMDARERSMAGGVWGARFADLHPIVQPGMSDSASLDNVLQTLILGGRSPLHAMMMTVPMAWEKDKALPPELRNFYRYHSHLMEPWDGPAALVFTDGRFVAASLDRNGLRPARYKVYDDGYFVLASEAGVVADLPGKVVESGRLGPGRMIAVDLKANKLLKDAEIKAAVVAEAHFNYGEWCDKHLVNLHKFAETYTKKVAESAVPFTPAPAALDQQLAFGYDLDELELIFAPLAEGQEPVGSMGDDTPLAVLSRRPRLLYQYFKQLFAQVTNPPIDSIREKSVMSIQSGIGGRLNLFENQPDFDGLVTLDTPVLLDHELTALSEISFLRGRVARFSVLFDPATGSDALENALADLAKRALSVVQTHGSRVIILSDRGVGRGQVAIPMLLAMGAVQTKLVNAGLRLRCDLVAETGEARDVHHIACLIGNGAAAVNPWLALATVRDLAASGKTSVPVTPAQAEQNYKSAIDAGLLKVMAKMGISTLLSYRGAHMFEALGIGNKVIEDCFKGTPSPMGGIGYRQIAEETIARHERGFPKLDPADPDQVGQATAPAMHNEGYYRVNKRGEGEFHGWNPKVVAGMHKFVRNPDAEAYKTFATTADEHAPVTLKDLLKIKFAEQPVALDEVEPIEDIRKRFTTAGMSLGALSPEAHEALAIAMNRIGGKSNSGEGGEDPKRFVVRENGDSANSAIKQVASGRFGVTAEYLSNAREIEIKMAQGAKPGEGGQLPGAKVTPLIARLRYSVPGVMLISPPPHHDIYSIEDLAQLIFDLKEVNPRAKVCVKLVASSGVGTVAAGVAKAYADVILVSGHEGGTGASPLGSIKNAGSDWVLGVAEAHQVLMMNGLRSRVVLRTDGGMKTGRDIVVAALLGAEEFNFGTSALIAAGCAMFRVCHQNTCPVGVATQREDLRAKFRGKPENVINYFNAVAEEVRRYLARLGAKTLNEVIGRVDLLEQIDDPANPKTRLINLSGVLHDPDPSGQSERYHTRERNARFGNEGTLDEAIVIEARDIITGHAAKLTGRYKVENANRDVGTYLSGQIAYARGNNALPPGTVDLQFTGSSGQSFGAFLVQGVRLRLIGEANDYVGKGMAGGEIIVHPKPVEKFIWRDNSIVGNTCLYGATGGSLFAAGRAGERFAVRNSGATAVVEGVGDHGCEYMTRGTVVVLGEVGLNFGAGMSGGLAFVYDDQGTFSDRYNPALIRPVRLEDAAESTALRRLVSLHAELTGSPHAAFLAANWPAESAKFWKVVPVPPVADMPEPVYRFEEFGAQPASAASVQT; this comes from the coding sequence GTGAGCAAAATCCGGCCATCTCCGCTCTATAATCCCGAGTTTGAACACGACGCCTGCGGCGTCGGCTTTGTCGCCCGCATTACCGGAGAACGCAGCCACGACGTGCTGGCCCGTGCCCTCGGTGCGCTTAAGGCCCTGGCCCACCGCGGCGCCATCGATGCCGATGCCATCACCGGCGACGGCGCCGGCGTCCTCACGCAGTTGCCCTACGAGATTTTCCGCGAGCATTTCGAGACGCAGAAGAAGACCGCCCCGGCCGACAACGAGCTGGGCGTCGGCATGATCTTCCTGCCGCGCGGCAACGACCTCGCCCAGGCCCACGCGCGCAAGATCGTCATTGAGGCCGTGAAGGAGGAGGGCCTCGCCTTCCTCGGCTGGCGCGAGGTGCCGGTGGACATTTCCATTTTGGGCCGCAAGGCCGCCGAGTCCGTGCCGGTCATCGCGCAGGCCCTCGTCGCTCGGCTCGAGGAGCTCACCGAGGAGGAATTTGAGCGGAAACTGTTCCTCGCTCACATGGTTGCCGAGCGTCGCTGCCTCGCGGCGCGCATCGACGGCTTCTACGTGTGCAGTTTCTCCTGCCGCACCATCGTTTACAAGGGCCTGCTCAACGCCCCGCAGGTGCGCAAGTTCTACCCGGACCTGCGCCGTAAGGACTACCGCACGGCCTTCGCGCTGTTCCACCAGCGCTACTCGACCAACACCTTCCCGACCTGGCACCTCGCGCAGCCGTTCCGCGCCCTCGCGCACAACGGCGAGATCAACACCATCCGCGGCAACCGCGTGCGCATGGACGCACGTGAGCGCTCGATGGCCGGCGGCGTCTGGGGCGCGCGCTTCGCCGACCTGCACCCGATCGTGCAGCCGGGCATGTCCGACTCGGCCAGCCTCGACAACGTCCTGCAGACGCTGATCCTCGGCGGCCGCTCACCGCTCCACGCCATGATGATGACGGTCCCGATGGCGTGGGAGAAGGACAAGGCCCTGCCGCCCGAGCTGCGCAATTTCTACCGCTACCATTCGCACCTGATGGAGCCCTGGGACGGCCCGGCCGCGCTCGTGTTCACCGATGGCCGTTTCGTGGCCGCCTCGCTCGACCGCAACGGCCTGCGCCCCGCGCGCTACAAGGTTTATGACGACGGCTACTTCGTCCTCGCCTCCGAGGCCGGCGTCGTCGCCGACCTGCCGGGCAAGGTCGTGGAGTCCGGCCGCCTCGGGCCGGGCCGCATGATCGCGGTGGACCTCAAGGCCAACAAGCTGCTCAAGGACGCCGAGATCAAGGCCGCGGTCGTGGCCGAGGCGCATTTCAACTACGGCGAGTGGTGCGACAAGCACCTCGTCAACCTCCACAAGTTCGCCGAGACCTACACGAAGAAGGTCGCCGAGTCGGCCGTGCCGTTCACGCCTGCGCCGGCCGCCCTCGACCAGCAGCTCGCCTTCGGTTACGACCTCGACGAGCTCGAACTCATCTTCGCGCCGCTGGCGGAAGGACAAGAACCCGTTGGCTCGATGGGCGACGACACGCCGCTGGCCGTGCTCTCCCGCCGGCCGCGCCTGCTCTACCAGTATTTCAAGCAGCTCTTCGCGCAGGTCACGAATCCGCCGATCGACTCGATCCGCGAGAAATCCGTGATGTCGATCCAGTCCGGCATCGGCGGCCGCCTGAACCTGTTCGAGAACCAGCCCGACTTCGACGGCTTGGTGACGCTCGACACGCCCGTGCTGCTCGACCACGAGCTGACGGCGCTGTCGGAAATCAGTTTCCTTCGTGGCCGCGTGGCGCGCTTCAGCGTGCTGTTCGATCCGGCGACCGGATCCGATGCGCTGGAGAATGCCCTCGCGGACCTCGCCAAGCGTGCGCTCAGCGTCGTGCAGACCCACGGCTCGCGCGTGATCATCCTTTCCGACCGCGGCGTCGGCCGCGGCCAGGTCGCCATTCCCATGCTGCTCGCGATGGGCGCGGTGCAGACGAAGCTCGTCAACGCGGGTCTGCGCCTGCGTTGCGACCTCGTGGCTGAGACCGGCGAGGCGCGCGACGTCCACCACATCGCCTGCCTCATCGGCAACGGCGCCGCCGCGGTGAACCCGTGGCTCGCACTCGCGACCGTCCGCGACCTCGCGGCCTCGGGTAAGACCTCCGTGCCGGTCACGCCCGCGCAGGCGGAGCAGAACTACAAGTCTGCCATCGATGCCGGCCTCCTGAAGGTCATGGCCAAGATGGGCATCAGCACGCTGCTGAGCTACCGTGGCGCCCACATGTTCGAAGCGCTCGGCATCGGCAACAAGGTCATTGAGGACTGCTTCAAGGGAACCCCTTCGCCCATGGGCGGCATCGGCTACCGCCAGATCGCCGAGGAAACCATCGCGCGACACGAGCGCGGATTCCCGAAGCTCGATCCGGCCGATCCCGACCAGGTCGGCCAGGCCACCGCGCCGGCGATGCACAACGAGGGCTATTACCGCGTGAACAAGCGCGGCGAGGGCGAGTTCCACGGCTGGAATCCCAAGGTTGTCGCGGGCATGCACAAGTTCGTGCGCAACCCCGACGCCGAGGCCTACAAGACCTTCGCGACGACCGCCGACGAACACGCGCCCGTCACCCTCAAGGACCTGCTCAAGATCAAGTTTGCCGAGCAGCCGGTCGCGCTCGACGAGGTCGAGCCGATCGAGGACATCCGCAAGCGTTTCACCACGGCCGGCATGTCGCTCGGTGCGCTCTCGCCCGAGGCGCACGAGGCGCTGGCCATCGCGATGAACCGCATTGGCGGCAAGTCCAATTCCGGCGAGGGCGGCGAGGACCCGAAGCGTTTCGTGGTCCGCGAAAACGGCGACAGCGCCAACTCCGCCATCAAGCAGGTCGCCTCCGGCCGCTTCGGCGTGACGGCGGAATACCTGTCCAACGCCCGCGAGATCGAGATCAAGATGGCGCAGGGCGCCAAGCCGGGAGAGGGCGGCCAGCTGCCCGGCGCCAAGGTCACGCCGTTGATCGCGCGCCTCCGTTACTCCGTTCCGGGGGTCATGCTCATTTCGCCGCCGCCGCACCACGACATCTATTCCATCGAGGATCTCGCGCAGCTCATCTTCGACCTCAAGGAGGTCAACCCGCGCGCCAAGGTCTGCGTGAAGCTCGTCGCGTCATCCGGCGTCGGCACCGTCGCCGCCGGCGTGGCCAAGGCCTACGCCGACGTCATCCTGGTCTCCGGCCACGAGGGCGGCACGGGCGCTTCGCCGCTCGGCTCGATCAAGAACGCCGGCTCCGACTGGGTCCTCGGCGTCGCCGAGGCGCACCAGGTGCTCATGATGAACGGCCTCCGCAGCCGCGTCGTGCTCCGCACCGACGGCGGCATGAAGACCGGCCGCGACATCGTGGTCGCCGCGCTGCTCGGCGCGGAGGAGTTCAACTTCGGCACCTCGGCGCTCATCGCGGCGGGTTGCGCGATGTTCCGGGTCTGCCACCAGAACACCTGCCCGGTCGGCGTCGCCACGCAGCGGGAGGACCTGCGCGCGAAGTTCCGCGGCAAGCCCGAGAACGTCATCAATTACTTCAACGCCGTCGCCGAGGAGGTGCGCCGCTACCTCGCGCGCCTCGGGGCGAAGACGCTCAACGAGGTCATCGGCCGCGTGGATCTGCTCGAGCAGATCGACGATCCGGCCAACCCGAAGACGCGCCTGATCAACCTTTCCGGCGTGCTCCACGATCCCGACCCGAGCGGCCAGTCGGAGCGCTACCACACGCGCGAGCGCAACGCCCGTTTCGGCAACGAGGGCACGCTCGACGAGGCCATCGTCATCGAGGCCCGCGACATCATCACCGGCCACGCGGCCAAGCTCACCGGCCGCTACAAGGTCGAGAACGCCAACCGCGACGTCGGCACCTACCTCTCCGGCCAGATTGCCTACGCCCGCGGCAACAATGCGTTGCCCCCCGGCACCGTGGACCTCCAGTTCACCGGCAGCTCCGGCCAGAGTTTTGGCGCGTTCCTCGTGCAGGGCGTGCGGCTCCGCCTCATCGGCGAGGCCAACGACTACGTCGGCAAGGGCATGGCGGGCGGCGAGATCATCGTCCACCCCAAGCCCGTCGAGAAGTTCATTTGGCGCGACAACTCCATTGTCGGCAACACGTGCCTCTACGGCGCCACCGGTGGTTCGCTCTTCGCGGCTGGCCGCGCGGGCGAACGCTTCGCGGTGCGCAACTCCGGCGCCACCGCGGTGGTCGAGGGGGTGGGGGACCACGGCTGCGAATACATGACCCGCGGCACGGTCGTCGTGCTCGGCGAGGTCGGTCTCAATTTCGGCGCCGGCATGTCCGGCGGCCTGGCCTTCGTCTACGACGACCAGGGCACGTTCTCCGACCGCTACAATCCCGCCCTCATCCGTCCGGTGCGCCTCGAGGACGCCGCGGAAAGCACCGCCCTCCGCCGCCTCGTCTCGCTCCACGCCGAGCTGACCGGCAGCCCGCATGCGGCCTTCCTCGCCGCCAACTGGCCGGCCGAGTCCGCGAAATTCTGGAAGGTCGTGCCGGTGCCCCCCGTCGCCGACATGCCCGAGCCGGTTTACCGTTTCGAGGAGTTCGGCGCCCAACCCGCGTCGGCCGCCTCCGTCCAGACTTAG
- the gltB gene encoding glutamate synthase large subunit, whose amino-acid sequence MPCLRRAGAVSSPFTITMSGQSSSSMSTTTVPTGRPGKQGLYDPWFEHDACGVGFIVDMKGRKSHKIVADGLQILRNLDHRGASGAEINTGDGAGILIQVPHKFFADIGKTLRFTLPEAGNYGVGLIYLPRNATVRRKVEERFEQVVQSEGCKFLGWRTVPTKNASLGDTAKSSEPFMRQAFIERPEGLDELGFERKLYVIRKRAYSDIRTSTLAGAEAWYVASLSARTLVYKGMLTTDQVDNYFPDLKHPAMESALALVHSRFSTNTFPSWERAHPYRYLAHNGEINTLRGNINWMHARQALFESPLFGDDIKKILPIVNPNGSDSSMFDNTLELLVLAGRPLAHAMMMMIPEPWSNHESMDPERRAFYQYHSCLMEPWDGPASMGFTDGRQIGAILDRNGLRPSRYYVTKDGIVIMASEAGVLEFPPEDIVQKGRLQPGRMFLVDTEQGRIIEDEEIKRAICSAQPYGEWIKEHLVHLSDLPPAPTVEVPDHETLLQRQIAFGYTFEDERVIIAPMAKDGVEAIGSMGNDAALAVLSNKPRLLYDYFKQLFAQVTNPPIDSIREEIVTSAESRLGSEGNLLNPQPTAARRVELKWPVLTNEEFAKIRRTNLPGLKTGVLPILFRVARGEKGLAKSMEELSVMARRMIEEDEVNVLILSDRGVTKDFAPIPSLLAVAGLHHYLIREGLRTRVSLVVETGDAREVHHFSLLIGYGCTAINPYVAFETIDDMIREGMLTGIDHKKACANYVKAASKGVIKVMSKMGISAIQSYRGAQVFEALGLRQDVVDHYFTWTPSRVGGIGLDVIAQEILLRHRAAYPDRQVNGHVLPVGGLYQWRASGEAHLFTPESVHALQKAVRTNNKSAYQSYAKLVNEQSGRLCTLRSLLEFKAGPAIPLEEVEPIESIMKRFKTGAMSYGSISSEAHETLAIAMNRIGGKSNTGEGGEDPARFTWTNELGDSKNSAIKQVASGRFGVTSEYLVNAREIQIKMAQGAKPGEGGQLPGTKVYPWVAKTRGTTAGVGLISPPPHHDIYSIEDLAELIHDLKNGNHHARISVKLVSEVGVGTVAAGVAKAHADVVLISGYDGGTGASPMTSLHHAGLPWELGLAETHQTLVLNNLRSRIAVETDGQLKTGRDVVIAALLGAEEFGFATAPLVATGCIMMRVCHLNTCPAGVATQDPQLRAKFAGKPEHVVNFMKFIAEDIRELMASLGFRTIEEMIGRTDRLEAKKAVDHWKAKGLDFSNILYQPDVGPEVGRFCSQKQDHGIDRSLDMTTLVALAKPAIEQGEKVVAELPIRNVNRVTGTITSSEITRKHGAKGLPEDTVRFKFKGSAGQSFGAFVTRGVTLSIEGDANDYFGKGLSGGKLIVFPDAKAPFKAEENMIIGNVAFYGASAGEAYIRGLAGERFAVRNSGVTVVVEGVGDNACEYMTGGNVVVLGRAGRNFGAGMSGGIAYVLDEAGDFAGRVNTQMVGIEKLEDGKEIAAVKAMIQKHLDYTKSEKAKAVLAAWDKFVPKFVKVMPKDYKRMLACIERAQAQGLTGDEAIMSAFEENARDTSRVGGN is encoded by the coding sequence TTGCCTTGCCTCCGCCGCGCGGGGGCCGTTTCGTCGCCTTTCACCATCACGATGTCCGGCCAATCTTCCTCTTCCATGTCCACCACCACCGTTCCCACCGGCCGGCCCGGCAAGCAGGGCCTTTACGATCCTTGGTTTGAACACGATGCCTGCGGCGTCGGCTTCATCGTGGACATGAAAGGCCGCAAGTCGCACAAGATCGTGGCCGACGGCCTCCAGATCCTGCGCAACCTGGACCACCGCGGTGCGAGCGGCGCCGAGATCAACACCGGCGACGGCGCCGGCATCCTCATCCAGGTCCCCCACAAGTTTTTCGCCGACATCGGCAAGACCCTGCGTTTCACCCTCCCCGAGGCCGGCAACTACGGCGTCGGCCTGATCTACCTGCCGCGCAACGCCACCGTCCGCCGCAAGGTCGAGGAGCGTTTTGAGCAGGTCGTGCAGTCCGAGGGCTGCAAGTTCCTCGGCTGGCGGACCGTGCCGACCAAGAACGCCTCGCTCGGCGACACCGCGAAGTCCTCCGAGCCGTTCATGCGCCAGGCCTTCATCGAGCGCCCCGAGGGCCTCGACGAACTGGGCTTCGAGCGGAAGCTCTACGTCATCCGCAAGCGCGCCTACAGCGACATCCGCACCTCCACGCTGGCCGGTGCCGAGGCCTGGTATGTGGCCTCCCTGTCCGCCCGCACCTTGGTTTACAAGGGCATGCTCACCACCGACCAGGTGGACAACTATTTCCCCGACCTGAAGCACCCGGCGATGGAGTCGGCGCTGGCGCTGGTCCACTCGCGTTTCTCGACCAACACCTTCCCGAGCTGGGAGCGCGCGCACCCCTACCGCTACCTCGCGCACAACGGCGAGATCAACACCCTCCGCGGCAACATCAACTGGATGCACGCCCGTCAGGCCCTGTTCGAGAGCCCGCTCTTCGGCGACGACATCAAGAAGATCCTTCCGATCGTGAACCCCAACGGTTCCGACTCGTCGATGTTCGACAACACCCTCGAGCTCCTCGTGCTCGCCGGCCGTCCGCTGGCCCACGCGATGATGATGATGATCCCCGAGCCGTGGTCCAACCACGAGTCCATGGATCCGGAGCGCCGCGCGTTCTACCAGTATCACTCCTGCCTGATGGAGCCGTGGGACGGTCCCGCCTCGATGGGTTTCACCGACGGCCGCCAGATCGGCGCCATCCTCGACCGCAACGGCCTGCGCCCCTCCCGCTACTACGTCACCAAGGACGGCATCGTCATCATGGCCTCCGAGGCCGGCGTGCTGGAGTTCCCGCCCGAGGACATCGTGCAGAAGGGCCGCCTGCAGCCCGGCCGCATGTTCCTCGTGGACACCGAGCAGGGCCGCATCATCGAGGACGAGGAGATCAAGCGCGCCATCTGCTCCGCCCAGCCCTACGGCGAGTGGATCAAGGAGCACCTGGTCCACCTCAGCGACCTGCCCCCGGCCCCGACCGTCGAGGTGCCCGACCACGAGACACTGCTCCAGCGTCAGATCGCCTTCGGCTACACCTTTGAGGATGAGCGCGTGATCATCGCCCCCATGGCCAAGGATGGCGTTGAGGCCATCGGCTCGATGGGCAACGACGCCGCCCTCGCGGTGCTCTCCAACAAGCCGCGCCTGCTCTACGATTATTTCAAGCAGCTCTTCGCCCAGGTCACCAACCCGCCGATCGACTCGATCCGCGAGGAGATCGTGACCTCCGCCGAGTCGCGCCTCGGTTCCGAGGGCAACCTGCTCAACCCGCAGCCCACGGCCGCCCGCCGCGTCGAGCTGAAGTGGCCCGTCCTCACCAACGAGGAGTTCGCCAAGATCCGCCGCACCAATTTGCCCGGCCTCAAGACCGGCGTGCTGCCCATCCTCTTCCGCGTCGCGCGCGGCGAAAAGGGTCTCGCCAAGTCCATGGAGGAGCTCTCCGTCATGGCCCGCCGCATGATCGAGGAGGACGAGGTCAACGTGCTCATCCTCTCCGACCGCGGCGTCACCAAGGACTTCGCGCCGATCCCGTCGCTGCTCGCCGTCGCCGGCCTGCACCACTACCTCATCCGCGAGGGCCTGCGCACGCGCGTGTCGCTCGTCGTTGAGACCGGTGACGCCCGCGAGGTGCACCACTTCTCGCTGCTCATCGGCTACGGCTGCACCGCCATCAACCCCTACGTGGCGTTCGAGACCATCGACGACATGATCCGCGAGGGCATGCTCACGGGCATCGACCACAAGAAGGCCTGCGCCAACTACGTGAAGGCCGCCTCCAAGGGCGTCATCAAGGTCATGTCCAAGATGGGCATCTCCGCGATCCAGTCCTACCGCGGCGCCCAGGTGTTCGAGGCCCTCGGCCTCCGCCAGGATGTCGTGGACCACTACTTCACCTGGACACCCTCGCGCGTCGGCGGCATCGGCCTCGACGTCATCGCGCAGGAAATCCTCCTCCGTCACCGCGCGGCCTACCCGGACCGCCAGGTCAACGGCCATGTGCTGCCCGTCGGCGGTCTCTACCAGTGGCGCGCCAGCGGCGAAGCCCACCTCTTCACGCCCGAGTCCGTGCACGCCCTCCAGAAGGCCGTCCGCACGAACAACAAGTCCGCCTACCAGAGCTACGCCAAGCTGGTGAACGAGCAGAGCGGCCGCCTGTGCACGCTGCGCTCGCTGCTCGAGTTCAAGGCCGGCCCTGCCATCCCGCTGGAGGAGGTCGAGCCGATCGAGAGCATCATGAAGCGCTTCAAGACGGGCGCCATGTCCTACGGCTCCATCTCGAGCGAGGCCCACGAGACGCTCGCCATCGCGATGAACCGCATTGGCGGCAAGTCCAACACCGGCGAGGGCGGCGAGGATCCCGCGCGCTTCACCTGGACCAACGAGCTGGGTGATTCCAAGAACTCCGCCATCAAGCAAGTCGCCTCCGGCCGCTTCGGCGTGACGAGCGAATACCTCGTCAATGCGCGCGAAATCCAGATCAAGATGGCCCAGGGTGCCAAGCCCGGCGAGGGCGGCCAGCTGCCCGGCACCAAGGTCTATCCCTGGGTCGCGAAGACCCGCGGCACCACCGCCGGCGTGGGCCTCATCTCGCCCCCGCCGCACCACGACATCTATTCTATCGAGGATCTTGCCGAGCTCATCCACGACCTCAAGAACGGCAACCACCACGCGCGCATCTCCGTGAAGCTCGTGTCCGAGGTGGGTGTCGGCACCGTCGCCGCGGGCGTCGCCAAGGCGCACGCCGATGTCGTGCTCATCTCCGGCTATGACGGCGGCACCGGCGCGTCGCCGATGACCTCGCTGCACCACGCGGGCCTCCCGTGGGAACTCGGCCTCGCCGAGACCCACCAGACCCTCGTGCTCAACAACCTCCGCTCCCGCATCGCGGTGGAGACCGACGGCCAGCTCAAGACCGGTCGCGACGTCGTCATCGCCGCGCTGCTCGGCGCCGAGGAGTTCGGTTTCGCCACCGCGCCGCTCGTCGCCACGGGCTGCATCATGATGCGCGTGTGCCACCTCAACACCTGCCCGGCCGGCGTCGCCACGCAGGATCCGCAGCTCCGCGCCAAGTTCGCGGGCAAGCCCGAGCACGTGGTGAACTTCATGAAGTTCATCGCCGAGGACATCCGCGAGCTCATGGCCTCGCTCGGCTTCCGCACCATCGAGGAGATGATCGGCCGCACCGACCGCCTCGAGGCGAAGAAGGCCGTGGACCACTGGAAGGCCAAGGGTCTGGATTTTTCCAATATCCTCTACCAGCCCGACGTCGGCCCCGAGGTCGGCCGCTTCTGCTCGCAGAAGCAGGACCACGGCATCGACCGCTCGCTCGACATGACCACGCTCGTTGCACTCGCGAAGCCCGCGATCGAGCAGGGCGAGAAGGTCGTGGCCGAGCTCCCGATCCGCAACGTCAACCGCGTGACCGGCACGATCACCTCCAGCGAGATCACCCGCAAGCACGGCGCCAAGGGCCTCCCTGAGGACACCGTGCGCTTCAAGTTCAAGGGCTCCGCCGGCCAGAGCTTCGGCGCCTTCGTCACCCGCGGTGTCACCCTCTCCATCGAGGGCGACGCCAACGACTACTTCGGCAAGGGCCTGTCGGGCGGCAAGCTCATCGTCTTCCCGGATGCCAAGGCTCCGTTCAAGGCCGAGGAGAACATGATCATTGGCAACGTGGCCTTCTACGGCGCCAGCGCCGGCGAGGCCTACATCCGCGGTCTCGCGGGCGAGCGCTTCGCGGTCCGCAACTCCGGCGTCACCGTCGTGGTTGAGGGCGTGGGCGACAACGCCTGCGAATACATGACCGGCGGCAACGTCGTCGTGCTCGGCCGCGCCGGCCGCAACTTCGGCGCCGGCATGTCGGGCGGCATCGCCTACGTGCTCGACGAGGCCGGCGATTTCGCCGGCCGCGTGAACACCCAGATGGTCGGCATCGAGAAACTCGAGGACGGCAAGGAGATCGCCGCCGTGAAGGCGATGATCCAGAAGCACCTCGACTACACGAAGAGCGAGAAGGCCAAGGCCGTCCTCGCCGCGTGGGACAAGTTCGTGCCGAAGTTCGTCAAGGTCATGCCCAAGGACTACAAGCGCATGCTCGCCTGCATAGAGCGCGCCCAGGCCCAGGGCCTCACCGGCGACGAGGCCATCATGTCCGCCTTCGAGGAAAACGCCCGCGACACCTCCCGTGTCGGCGGCAATTAA
- a CDS encoding glutamate synthase subunit beta yields the protein MGKPTGFIEYLRELPTDRTPTERVKDWKEFHHHMEEKKLRTQGARCMDCGVPFCHTGKLISGMASGCPINNLIPEWNDLVYRGLWHEALHRLHKTNNFPEFTGRVCPAPCEGSCVLGINNPPVTIKNIEASIIDKGWEEGWVIPEAPAVRTGKKVAVIGSGPAGLSAAAQLNRAGHTVTVFERADRPGGLLMYGIPNMKLDKQEVVLRRIKLMEQEGIKFVCNASVGTGDNDNVDPAIFLKEYDATVICTGATQPRDLPIEGRSLKGVHFAMEFLTANTKAVLANGKAPINAEGKDVVVIGGGDTGTDCVGTSLRHGCKSLVQIEILPKPPTERAADNPWPEWPKTYKMDYGQEEAAAKFGADPRVYLTTVKKFVGDANGNVKELVTVEIKWGKNDKGQFVPQEIPGTEKTRPAQLVLLAMGFLGPEQALVKDIGVETDPRSNIKAEHEKYTTSVKGVFAAGDCRRGQSLVVWAINEGRGAARECDRYLMGSTDLP from the coding sequence ATGGGCAAACCAACCGGCTTCATCGAATACCTCCGCGAGCTTCCGACCGACCGCACCCCGACCGAGCGCGTCAAGGATTGGAAGGAGTTCCACCACCACATGGAGGAGAAGAAGCTCCGCACGCAGGGCGCGCGCTGCATGGATTGCGGCGTCCCGTTCTGCCACACGGGCAAGCTGATCAGCGGCATGGCATCCGGCTGCCCGATCAACAACCTCATCCCTGAGTGGAACGACCTCGTCTACCGCGGTCTCTGGCACGAGGCGCTGCACCGCCTGCACAAGACGAACAACTTCCCGGAGTTCACCGGCCGCGTCTGCCCCGCGCCCTGCGAGGGCTCCTGCGTGCTCGGCATCAACAACCCGCCGGTCACGATCAAGAACATCGAGGCCTCCATCATCGACAAGGGTTGGGAGGAGGGCTGGGTCATCCCCGAGGCCCCCGCGGTCCGCACCGGTAAGAAGGTCGCTGTCATCGGTTCCGGCCCCGCCGGTCTCTCCGCCGCCGCGCAGCTCAACCGCGCCGGTCACACCGTCACCGTCTTCGAGCGCGCCGACCGTCCGGGCGGCCTGCTCATGTATGGCATCCCCAACATGAAGCTCGACAAGCAGGAGGTCGTCCTCCGACGCATCAAGCTCATGGAGCAGGAGGGCATCAAGTTCGTGTGCAACGCCAGCGTCGGCACGGGTGACAACGACAACGTCGATCCGGCCATCTTCCTCAAGGAATACGACGCCACCGTCATCTGCACCGGCGCCACCCAGCCGCGCGACCTGCCCATCGAGGGCCGCAGCCTCAAGGGCGTGCACTTCGCGATGGAGTTCCTCACCGCCAACACCAAGGCCGTGCTCGCGAACGGCAAGGCGCCGATCAACGCCGAGGGCAAGGACGTCGTCGTCATCGGCGGCGGCGACACCGGCACCGATTGCGTGGGCACTTCCCTCCGCCACGGCTGCAAGAGCCTCGTGCAGATCGAGATTCTCCCCAAGCCGCCGACCGAGCGCGCGGCCGACAATCCCTGGCCCGAGTGGCCCAAGACCTACAAGATGGACTACGGCCAGGAGGAGGCCGCCGCGAAGTTCGGCGCCGACCCGCGCGTCTATCTCACCACGGTCAAGAAGTTCGTCGGCGACGCCAACGGCAACGTGAAGGAGCTCGTCACCGTCGAGATCAAGTGGGGCAAGAACGACAAGGGTCAGTTCGTGCCGCAGGAGATCCCCGGCACCGAGAAAACCCGCCCCGCGCAGCTCGTGCTGCTCGCCATGGGCTTCCTCGGGCCCGAGCAGGCCCTCGTGAAGGACATCGGCGTCGAGACCGACCCGCGCTCCAACATCAAGGCCGAGCACGAGAAATACACCACCAGCGTGAAGGGCGTCTTCGCCGCCGGCGACTGCCGCCGCGGCCAGTCACTCGTCGTCTGGGCCATCAACGAAGGTCGCGGCGCCGCCCGCGAGTGCGACCGTTACCTGATGGGCTCGACCGACCTGCCTTGA